In Phocoena phocoena chromosome 11, mPhoPho1.1, whole genome shotgun sequence, one DNA window encodes the following:
- the TAMALIN gene encoding protein TAMALIN isoform X1 has product MTLRRLRKLQQKEEAAAAPDPAAPAPDSEAAPAPPTPTPASGPPAAAACPGTPGDELYAALEDYHPAELYRALAVSGGTLPRRKGSGLRWKNLSQSPEQQRKVLTLEKEENQTFGFEIQTYGLHRREEQRVEMVTFVCRVHESSPAQLAGLTPGDTIASVNGLNVEGIRHREIVDIIKASGNVLRLETLYGTSIRKAELEARLQYLKQTLYEKWGEYRSLMVQEQRLVHGLVVKDPSIYDTLESVRSSLYGAGLLPGSLPFGPLLAAPGGSRGGARRAGGDADDAVYHTCFFGGAEPPEPPPPPTPARAPGPGPADAPTPGPRAVLSRSASVRCAGPGGGGGGGGGGVGAPSALWTEAREQALCGPGLRKTKYRSFRRRLLKFIPGLNRSLEEEESQL; this is encoded by the exons ATGACCCTCCGCCGACTCAGGAAGCTGCAGCAGAAAGAGGAGGCGGCGGCCGCCCCAGACCCCGCTGCCCCGGCCCCCGACTCGGAAGCTGCTCCAGCCCCTCCGACCCCGACCCCGGCCTCGGGCCCCCCTGCCGCAGCCGCCTGCCCTGGGACCCCCGGGGACGAGCTGTACGCGGCGCTGGAGGACTATCACCCGGCCGAGCTGTATCGCGCGCTCGCCGTGTCCGGGGGTACCCTGCCCCGCCGAAAG GGCTCGGGACTGCGCTGGAAGAATCTCAGCCAGAGTCCTGAACAGCAGCG GAAAGTGCTAACTTTGGAGAAGGAGGAGAACCAGACCTTCGGCTTTGAGATCCAG ACTTATGGCCTTCACCGCCGGGAGGAGCAGCGCGTGGAGATGGTGACCTTTGTCTGCCGGGTTCACGAGTCCAGCCCTGCCCAGCTGGCTGGGCTCACACCAG GGGACACCATCGCTAGTGTCAACGGCCTGAACGTGGAAGGCATCCGGCATCGGGAAATTGTTGACATCATTAAGGCGTCTGGCAACGTTCTCAG ACTGGAAACTCTGTATGGGACATCAATTCGGAAGGCGGAACTGGAGGCTCGTCTGCAGTACCTGAAG CAAACCCTGTATGAGAAGTGGGGAGAATACAGGTCCCTAATGGTGCAGGAGCAGCGGCTGGTGCACG GCCTCGTGGTGAAGGACCCGAGCATCTATGACACGCTGGAGTCCGTGCGCTCCAGCCTGTACGGTGCGGGCCTGCTCCCGGGCTCACTGCCCTTCGGGCCTCTGCTGGCCGCCCCCGGGGGCTCCCGCGGCGGCGCGCGGCGGGCCGGGGGCGACGCGGACGACGCCGTCTACCACACGTGCTTCTTCGGGGGCGCTGAACCGCCTGAACCCCCGCCGCCCCCAACCCCCGCGCGTGCGCCCGGCCCGGGCCCCGCCGACGCTCCGACCCCAGGGCCCCGGGCGGTGCTGAGCCGCAGCGCCAGcgtgcggtgcgcgggccccgggggcggcggcggcggcggcggcggcggcgtgggCGCGCCGAGCGCTCTCTGGACTGAGGCCCGCGAGCAGGCCCTGTGCGGCCCCGGCCTGCGCAAAACCAAGTACCGCAGCTTCCGCCGGCGGCTGCTCAAGTTCATCCCCGGACTCAACcgctccctggaggaggaggagagccaGCTgtag
- the TAMALIN gene encoding protein TAMALIN isoform X2, with translation MTLLPSRGGDTIASVNGLNVEGIRHREIVDIIKASGNVLRLETLYGTSIRKAELEARLQYLKQTLYEKWGEYRSLMVQEQRLVHGLVVKDPSIYDTLESVRSSLYGAGLLPGSLPFGPLLAAPGGSRGGARRAGGDADDAVYHTCFFGGAEPPEPPPPPTPARAPGPGPADAPTPGPRAVLSRSASVRCAGPGGGGGGGGGGVGAPSALWTEAREQALCGPGLRKTKYRSFRRRLLKFIPGLNRSLEEEESQL, from the exons ATGACCTTACTCCCAAGCAGAGGGG GGGACACCATCGCTAGTGTCAACGGCCTGAACGTGGAAGGCATCCGGCATCGGGAAATTGTTGACATCATTAAGGCGTCTGGCAACGTTCTCAG ACTGGAAACTCTGTATGGGACATCAATTCGGAAGGCGGAACTGGAGGCTCGTCTGCAGTACCTGAAG CAAACCCTGTATGAGAAGTGGGGAGAATACAGGTCCCTAATGGTGCAGGAGCAGCGGCTGGTGCACG GCCTCGTGGTGAAGGACCCGAGCATCTATGACACGCTGGAGTCCGTGCGCTCCAGCCTGTACGGTGCGGGCCTGCTCCCGGGCTCACTGCCCTTCGGGCCTCTGCTGGCCGCCCCCGGGGGCTCCCGCGGCGGCGCGCGGCGGGCCGGGGGCGACGCGGACGACGCCGTCTACCACACGTGCTTCTTCGGGGGCGCTGAACCGCCTGAACCCCCGCCGCCCCCAACCCCCGCGCGTGCGCCCGGCCCGGGCCCCGCCGACGCTCCGACCCCAGGGCCCCGGGCGGTGCTGAGCCGCAGCGCCAGcgtgcggtgcgcgggccccgggggcggcggcggcggcggcggcggcggcgtgggCGCGCCGAGCGCTCTCTGGACTGAGGCCCGCGAGCAGGCCCTGTGCGGCCCCGGCCTGCGCAAAACCAAGTACCGCAGCTTCCGCCGGCGGCTGCTCAAGTTCATCCCCGGACTCAACcgctccctggaggaggaggagagccaGCTgtag